The Aethina tumida isolate Nest 87 chromosome 6, icAetTumi1.1, whole genome shotgun sequence nucleotide sequence ctccAATAAACAACGTAGTTAAGTTCATTTAAACATGTCACCGCTGACATTCACAACACAACTCGACATTAATTTGTCAGAATGTGTGAGAAAACGCGGAACGACCCACGATACGTTTGATCGATACCGTCGTTCGGAAATCTCAGTGAATAACACCACAACCAAAAACCAATTTCCTTAATTACTTCCTGCCCAACAACAACAATGAATAATCAAACAGTATGCGAGAAAACGGCACCACTAAGCGCCAAATCGAAGAGTGCACCGAAACTGAATCCAGACGCTTCGCAAATCACCATCAAGGAGTTCCTCACTGTGTTAACGGCTGCCTATCAGGTATTTTGTTGTTCTTTAACTAGTTATGGACGTTAACGAGTTGTAAATAAGGTGCACGAAAGCGTGGAAGGCGTGCTGATGGAAGGCGGCAAGACCGAAGCTTTGAACTGGCTGAGGATGAAGGAAAACGGTGGTAAGAACACCTACTGCCAAACATCCAAAACAAATTTACCATCTGAAGAAGAAACCAACCCGGAAATCGACGTGGACAAACCAACAACAGATAATAGCAACACAGAGGTAAGAAAAAGCAAGTCTGTGAACTTTGACATTGAGCCAGTGAAGAACAAGCTGCACGTGGTTCTTTCCGAAGGTCTTCTAGACTCAGTGTTGCCTTACTTGGTCGAGAACACACCCCAGAGGAAACCAAAAAATGGTACCACTTGAGATAATCGTTGGGGTGTACGATTTATTGAAGAAGTTTCAGGAGTTTCATCCAGCAGTTCGTTGCCCAGCTTCACCATTTCGGACAAACCCTTAGAGAAAACCAAGAGGAAGTCGGTTGAGTCACTGACTAAGACTTGCTCTGATGTTGAAATACACGTGTGTGACGAGGTCAAGAACCAGAAGAAAACGTTCTTGTGCAACAAGTTGCTGTTGACCTCTAAAATGGGCTACTTTGCCCACATAACTACAGGCAGATATGTCTAGAGTTTGGCCAACACAAGTCTGATTGATTGAATCATTTTTAGATCAACGTTTGGAGGACATGGACATATCAGTGCACTGCGACATAGGAATATTCGAATGGTTGATGCAGTGGGTAAAGAGGGACCAATTGTTAGAAGCTGATTGGCCTACGTTAGACCCTCACTGCGTCATCCCCATTTTAGTGTCAGCCTCGTTCCTACAAATGGAACCGTTGCTGCACGACTGCCTTCTCTACTGCCACGAACACCTGAACGACATACTCAAAACCTCCTCCAACTTGTCGTGCCTGAACGACTCAGTTGTTGGTCGATTGGCTGCAATGTACACAAACTCCGAAGTAGAAATGATCAAAGACAAAAAGGATAAGATACAGTCGAAGATTTATACGAAGCTAATCGTGTCCCTGTGTGAGCCGGAACCTGAAATCGTCCGAGGTCACTGGTACTCATTGGCAAAGATCTACAAGTGCGCCAAGTGCCATCAGCTGATCTATCCGGACTTCGCCACTCAAATCCCCTGCAGTCCCGAATGCATGAGGCTACAGTGGAACGGGAACATCACCAGCCTTCACGTCCGGTACTTTCAACAAAGTTCTTGTGTGGTTGTtacttgttttgttttgtagtGACCCCAACTGGAACTTAAACGACTACATTAAGGTGTTGTTTAAAATCCTGAAGACTTGGAGACGCGTTTACTGGAGACTGTGGGCCAACACTCACTTCCTCTACTGTTTGATATGCAAGCGGTACTTCCCGATGAACCAGATGGGCTGGTGCATCTATCACCCGGACCCAGCTCAGTTCTTCACGCTGGATGCCCAAAAGGCTCCGTTGCCAGTCGGACGTTATCCTTGTTGCGGTGAAAGAGCCTACAGGTACCACCACCAACAGTTATTGTACTGTGAATTGATGAAGTGTTTTAAGGTTTGATCTGTTGCCCAACTTCTCCGGCTGCCAGTTCCGCAACCACGTGCCCTGCACGCAAGACGTCAAGGACGCGGGCGTGATGGGCATGCTGGAACGTTTCGACCACCTCATCGAGCAGGAGCCGCCCAAGCTTCTCTTCCCCGAAAAGATCACACGTCTGGCAACCGCTAAAGGTAAACCGAACAACACCacgatttaattttgatttgccCCCTTCAGATCCAGCCTCGCCGACGGACAAGTCGTCGAAACCGCCGTCGGTGAAGGACGCCTTCTGGTGGGACGGCTTCGAAATAGTGCCGCCCCGACCGCGACTAGGGTTGGTTAGCAAGTTCGCCGCCAGATCGAACCAGAACCAAACCACCACACAGCTCTACCTCCAACCTGTACAAACGTCGGCGCCGCAGTCCGAGGACACGAGCAGCGACGAGGACAGCTCCGAGAACGAGTCGTGCAGCTCCAGCACCAGTTCGGAACGCACGGAGGGCAGCGGGGAAAGCAACCCGCCCACCAAGGTGGGGCTGATGAAGAACCAGGAGGTGCCGGTGAGTTGGATGTGACTTAGGCTTTAGTTGTATGTAGTGTTGGCTTTGTAGGGCAAGTTCCAGCCAATTAGATCGCCTAGATTTAAGGTAACGCTTTGGTGGCACCCTTGAGAATGTCTTAACAATGAGTTTTTGAAGCCTGCGACGCAGCCCAGGAGGCGGCTGAAGAAGAAGGCCGGCACTTCGAAGGTGTGGCAGCACAACGTGTCCGCAAGGACGAACCAGGACAACCAGCGTTCGTACGAGGAGACGGCGGCCAAGGAGATGGCGACGATTTTGGAGAAACGCACCACCAACATGTCGGATGTCGTTGTTAAGATTTCGAAAGCCGGTTACAAATCCATGAACTCTCCAGGTTTGATTTGTTGATGTGTCATTATTCAATTAGGTTAATTGGTGCGTTTGCAGGAGGACTTTGGGTGAAATTGGAGGGAGAATGGAAGGAGACACTTTGTAGCAAGTCGGTCAATTTGAAGAACATATTTGCGCAGAAGTTACGCTCCCGCAAATTACCTCACCCTCAATTGtgaatgttaataaaactgttgtaaacatttagatgttttaatgatatttggTTAACTAGATTTAAGCaagttcaaatattattatttattttttttgtgttcaCTGGGAATTCTCGTTTGAACTAGATGGATAGTTTCAGTAATTGGTAGacttaagaataaatatataggaACAATAATCAAGTTACCTAAGATTATTGTTTGCTGTCAAAAGCTTCAATATAAACGGTCACTCCAGTAACAACTAAACATTAACATACTCGTGACTCCAATAATCACGTTAATACTGAAATGGAAGCTAATTTAAAGGGTAAGTACTaccagaaaacaaaataatttagtgaATAAACTCCTGCAAATACAAagggattattattatacaattatctcctgaaaaatttcagaaatggCCGAACTGGAAAAGTCCCAAGACACCGACAGCTCGACCGACACGGTAACGGAGGAGGACCCCCCGAAGGAGGACGAGCCGCAGGCGTCCGGCTCCGGGTCCGCCCTCGTGCCCGACTACGAGTCGACCCGCTTCGCGAAGCAGAGCCGGGCCGAGAAGAAGGCGCGCAAGATGATGTCGAAGCTGGGCCTGAAGCCGGTGACCGGCATCAGCAGGATCACCATGCGTAAGTCCCGTAACATACTGTTCGTCATCAACAAGCCGGACGTGTTCAAGAGTCCGGACGGCGAGACGTACATCGTGTTCGGCGAGGCGAAGGTGGAGGACATGTCGCAGCAGGCTCAGGTGGCGGCCGCCGAGAAGTTGAAGGGCATCAAGCCGGCCGGGGGCGACGCGCCGGCCAGCACCTCCAACGACACCGGGGACTCGGACGAGGAGGTCGACGGGACCGGGATCGAGGATAAGGACATCGATCTGGTCATGTCGCAGGCCAATTGCAACAGGACCAAGGCCATCAAGGCCTTGAGGAACAACGGAAATGACATTGTCAACGCCATCATGGAACTGACAATGTAATCCGaatgttttgaattattgttttattcacTTTGCTGCAATAACTATGtccatttgtaatatttagctatttcttaaataaattcataattttgaggcatttaaaatgttaataattaagaatttgaCTTTTACCCATATAAAggtaagtttttgaaaatatttgttaagtaAATAGGTTTTCACAGCTGTCTGTATAGAATTGCTTAGAGTTTcagttctattttatttagaactgctcaggaagtttcagaattaTCTTAAGTTTATACAGATTTACTTAGGAAGtctcagaactgtcttaattttgtacagaattgCTCAGAAAGTTCTAGAAGTGTCTTAATTTGTAAAGAATTctttaggaagtttcagaactgtcttaattttatacagaattgcttaggaagtttcagaattgtcttaatttcatACAGGATTggttaggaagtttcagaactgtcttaatttcatacagaattgcttaggaagtttcagaactgtcttaattttggaCAGAATTGCTTGGtgagtttcagaactgtcttaaatttgtacaaaatatagCAGTagcgaaattaatattttactcattttgACAGTAATATTTGACGACAATTTTTGTTggacattataaaaaaaaactattaatatggtttttaaacattttattaaaacctagacttgtatataaaaattcattcgatcaattacacaataaacaatatatgttGGTATAAAGATTTTCGAGCGTGTCAACGTTCGACTACATATGATAAatcaaaatacaaattcaTAGTCTTCTTCATATCCTCtataaaaacagaaataaatgaaaaacataacGTCGATAGGCTCAGTCTTACTTAACGCGCTTCTGCTGTCTCTGTCTGTAAATGTCGTTCGTGGGCGGCAGCGGCATGTCCTCGTCGTCCGAGCCGTCCAGCGACAGACCGATGCGTTTCCTGCGCTTGATACCGCCTCCCTCTTCAACGATCCAGTGAACCGACTTCGCCAGATCGAACAGTCTTATATCACCAGCTTCTGAAGGCAAAGGAactgaaaaatcaataaagtaTCAGTACCACGGTACCAACTGTAAGTTGTGTGGTGTCTTACCTGTTTCCGGAAGATGTATCCTACCAAAAATATCCATGAGCGTGTCCAGGTGGACGAACGGACCCCTGAAACAAGTAGGTGGTGGTAACAAGGTACAGAGATGTGCGGCGGCCGGGGGCATTGGAAAACTGCCACCCGGAACCGGATGCTCGCCAGGTAAAGGATTTGTTTTGGGTTTGTAGGGGATCATTTGTGCGTAGTCGGGTACTGGAAGTGGTTGTTCCGTCTCCACGTTGATTATCGACTGTAGGATGTGGTTTTTGCCTGCTGCACCTGTTATGTTGATCACCTCTGTGTACCTGGAAGGAAGAACGAATTAGTTTATGGGTTTTACTGGTGCTTGTTGATGTCTTACCCTATACTCTTCAATTCCTGCGGGGAACAAGGAAACAGGTCAATGAAACGGTATCTGTCAACCAGTTGAGCTGTTTCCTTGCCTTCAAACTCCTTTATCCTGGACAGTACTTCTGAGCGTCGCTTTTCCACCTTCACAATACTCTGTAGGTCTCCAATGTTGCTCTCGAACTCCAAAAAACGGTTCCAAATGTCCCTATAGACGTACAATTTAAAGTAGTCGAAGTAATTAACCTAAAACCTCTAACTTACACTGATTTTTCGTTCTCCAAACTGCCCGAGGACAAAACTCTTTCGAACAACACCCGGGTGTTGTTGTCCTCGTTCAAGTGCGACAAATAATCAATGTAACAAGTGATGTACTCGGGTATGTCACCGAATTTTTTCAGTCCCAGCTCAAAAATCCTGAAGGCGATGTTCTTGTCCTTGCTACAGTAGTACTCCATCAAGGCCGCGCACACGAATATATGGTACTTCGATCTGGAATCTTCGCGGGCCCTTTTAAAAACGCCCCGAGCTGATTTTATACCTTCTGCTCGTCTGGCGAACTTCATGTATTGGATGTAAGCctgcaattaattatttaattaattaattaattcaacttGAGGCAACCTCGAGTGACTCACTAAAGTGGGATCGATGTCTTTGATGTCCAGATACTTCTGGTAAATCTGATGGACCTTCTCGTACTTGAGCCTGCCCTCCTCGTAGTCGGCGTAGGCGAAGTACAGAAGCATGTTTTTGCTCAGCAACGAGCTGGTGGCACGTTCGAACATGTTGGCGGCCTCCTCGCTGAACAACTTGGAGGCGTTCACGTCCCCCTTCTCGGCCAATATTTTGCAGCTGTATTCCAGAAACTGGGCGGCCTGGTACCAGATGTCCGGATGGTGTCCGAGACACAGTAGACATTGTTCCAGGGCGAAGACCACCCGTTTTGTTAGGAGGGCCGTGTCCTCGGTCCTCAGCGGGTTGCTCTTCTCCCACGCAATGTATTTCTGCCACAGCTCCACCTGTAAATAAACAATCGGGGTTTAAATCTTTCTGGCTcaaattatatagaatttaatcTGTTAATCAGCCATTTTTCATCCAATTTTGGTCAGCTGTAGCTGGAAATGTTGTTAATTGAACAAATAATTGGTTAAACATGTGAAACAAgggatatttgaattattccttgttaaaaacttatttaaacgACGAAAATGgctgaaaatttatacaaattacataGAATTTCAACTATCATCAACTGTAACTCAGCtattttttatccaattttcTTCTGGcatagttttaaatgtttgcaattgattaaattatctattaaaaatgtgaaatataaagTATTGGTATTAATTCTCGGTAGAAAATAGCTAAAATGACCAATAATTGGCAAAAATTGCGAAGAATTTAAACTTTCATCAACTGTAACTCATCCATTTATCATCCAAATTTGGTCTGCAATAGCTGGAAATcttgttaattgaataaatcattgaTTAACCATATGAAACAAaggatatttgaattaatcgtTGTTAAAAACTTACTTAAACGACAGAAATGgctgaaattgataaaaattacatgGAATTTCAACTATCATCAACTGTAACTCAGCtattttttatccaattttcTTCTggtatagttttaaatatttgcaattgattaaattatctattaaaaatatgaaatatgaagtattgatattaattCTCGATAGAAAATAGCCAAAATGACCAATAATTGGCAAAAATTGCGAAGAATTTAAACTTTCATCAACTGTAACTCATCCATTTATCATCCAAATTTGGTTTGCAATAGCTGGAAATcttgttaattgaataaatcattgaTTAACCATATGAAACAAaggatatttgaattaatcgtTGTTAAAAACTTACTTAAACGACAGAAATGgctgaaattgataaaaattacatgGAATTTCAACTATCATCAACTGTAACTCAGCtattttttatccaattttcGTCTGGtatagttttaaatgtttgcaattgattaaattatctattaaaaatgtgaaatatgaagtattgatattaattCTCGATAGAAAATAGCCAAAATGACCAATAATTGGCAAAAATTGCGAAGAATTTAAACTTTCATCAACTGTAACTCATCCATTTATCATCCAAATTTGGTCTGCAATAGCTGGAAATcttgttaattgaataaatcattgaTTAACCATATGAAACAAaggatatttgaattaatcgtTGTTAAAAACTTACTTAAACGACAAAAATGgctgaaattgataaaaattacatgGAATTTCAACTATCATCAACTGTAACTCAGCtattttttatccaattttcTTCTGGtatagttttaaatgtttgcaattgattaaattatctattaaaaatgtgaaatatgaaGTATTGGTATTAATTCTCGATAGAAAATAGCTAAAATGACTAATAATTGGCAAAAATTGCGAAGAATTTAAACTTTCATCAACTGTAACTCATCCATTTATCATCCAAATTTGGTCTGCAATAGCTGGAAATcttgttaattgaataaattattgattaaccaTATGAAACAAaggatatttgaattaatcgtTGTTAAAAACTTACTTAAACGACAAAAATGgctgaaattgataaaaattacatgGAATTTCAACTATCATCAACTGTAACTCAGCtattttttatccaattttcTTCTGGcatagttttaaatgtttgcaattgattaaattatctattaaaaatgtgaaatataaagTATTGGTATTAATTCTCGGTAGAAAATAGCTAAAATGACCAATAATTGGCAAAAATTGCGAAGAATTTAAACTTTCATCAACTGTAACTCATCCATTTATCATCCAAATTTGGTCTGCAATAGCTGGAAATcttgttaattgaataaatcattgaTTAACCATATGAAACAAaggatatttgaattaatcgtTGTTAAAAACTTACTTAAACGACAGAAATGgctgaaattgataaaaattacatgGAATTTCAACTATCATCAACTGTAACTCAGCtattttt carries:
- the LOC109602423 gene encoding SANT and BTB domain regulator of class switch recombination isoform X5; translated protein: MNNQTVCEKTAPLSAKSKSAPKLNPDASQITIKEFLTVLTAAYQVHESVEGVLMEGGKTEALNWLRMKENGGKNTYCQTSKTNLPSEEETNPEIDVDKPTTDNSNTEVRKSKSVNFDIEPVKNKLHVVLSEGLLDSVLPYLVENTPQRKPKNVSGVSSSSSLPSFTISDKPLEKTKRKSVESLTKTCSDVEIHVCDEVKNQKKTFLCNKLLLTSKMGYFAHITTDQRLEDMDISVHCDIGIFEWLMQWVKRDQLLEADWPTLDPHCVIPILVSASFLQMEPLLHDCLLYCHEHLNDILKTSSNLSCLNDSVVGRLAAMYTNSEVEMIKDKKDKIQSKIYTKLIVSLCEPEPEIVRGHWYSLAKIYKCAKCHQLIYPDFATQIPCSPECMRLQWNGNITSLHVRDPNWNLNDYIKVLFKILKTWRRVYWRLWANTHFLYCLICKRYFPMNQMGWCIYHPDPAQFFTLDAQKAPLPVGRYPCCGERAYRFDLLPNFSGCQFRNHVPCTQDVKDAGVMGMLERFDHLIEQEPPKLLFPEKITRLATAKDPASPTDKSSKPPSVKDAFWWDGFEIVPPRPRLGLVSKFAARSNQNQTTTQLYLQPVQTSAPQSEDTSSDEDSSENESCSSSTSSERTEGSGESNPPTKVGLMKNQECWLCRASSSQLDRLDLSLRRSPGGG
- the LOC109602423 gene encoding SANT and BTB domain regulator of class switch recombination isoform X1, yielding MNNQTVCEKTAPLSAKSKSAPKLNPDASQITIKEFLTVLTAAYQVHESVEGVLMEGGKTEALNWLRMKENGGKNTYCQTSKTNLPSEEETNPEIDVDKPTTDNSNTEVRKSKSVNFDIEPVKNKLHVVLSEGLLDSVLPYLVENTPQRKPKNVSGVSSSSSLPSFTISDKPLEKTKRKSVESLTKTCSDVEIHVCDEVKNQKKTFLCNKLLLTSKMGYFAHITTDQRLEDMDISVHCDIGIFEWLMQWVKRDQLLEADWPTLDPHCVIPILVSASFLQMEPLLHDCLLYCHEHLNDILKTSSNLSCLNDSVVGRLAAMYTNSEVEMIKDKKDKIQSKIYTKLIVSLCEPEPEIVRGHWYSLAKIYKCAKCHQLIYPDFATQIPCSPECMRLQWNGNITSLHVRDPNWNLNDYIKVLFKILKTWRRVYWRLWANTHFLYCLICKRYFPMNQMGWCIYHPDPAQFFTLDAQKAPLPVGRYPCCGERAYRFDLLPNFSGCQFRNHVPCTQDVKDAGVMGMLERFDHLIEQEPPKLLFPEKITRLATAKDPASPTDKSSKPPSVKDAFWWDGFEIVPPRPRLGLVSKFAARSNQNQTTTQLYLQPVQTSAPQSEDTSSDEDSSENESCSSSTSSERTEGSGESNPPTKVGLMKNQEVPGKFQPIRSPRFKPATQPRRRLKKKAGTSKVWQHNVSARTNQDNQRSYEETAAKEMATILEKRTTNMSDVVVKISKAGYKSMNSPGGLWVKLEGEWKETLCSKSVNLKNIFAQKLRSRKLPHPQL
- the LOC109602423 gene encoding SANT and BTB domain regulator of class switch recombination isoform X4, producing the protein MNNQTVCEKTAPLSAKSKSAPKLNPDASQITIKEFLTVLTAAYQVHESVEGVLMEGGKTEALNWLRMKENGGKNTYCQTSKTNLPSEEETNPEIDVDKPTTDNSNTEVRKSKSVNFDIEPVKNKLHVVLSEGLLDSVLPYLVENTPQRKPKNVSGVSSSSSLPSFTISDKPLEKTKRKSVESLTKTCSDVEIHVCDEVKNQKKTFLCNKLLLTSKMGYFAHITTDQRLEDMDISVHCDIGIFEWLMQWVKRDQLLEADWPTLDPHCVIPILVSASFLQMEPLLHDCLLYCHEHLNDILKTSSNLSCLNDSVVGRLAAMYTNSEVEMIKDKKDKIQSKIYTKLIVSLCEPEPEIVRGHWYSLAKIYKCAKCHQLIYPDFATQIPCSPECMRLQWNGNITSLHVRDPNWNLNDYIKVLFKILKTWRRVYWRLWANTHFLYCLICKRYFPMNQMGWCIYHPDPAQFFTLDAQKAPLPVGRYPCCGERAYRFDLLPNFSGCQFRNHVPCTQDVKDAGVMGMLERFDHLIEQEPPKLLFPEKITHPASPTDKSSKPPSVKDAFWWDGFEIVPPRPRLGLVSKFAARSNQNQTTTQLYLQPVQTSAPQSEDTSSDEDSSENESCSSSTSSERTEGSGESNPPTKVGLMKNQEVPGKFQPIRSPRFKPATQPRRRLKKKAGTSKVWQHNVSARTNQDNQRSYEETAAKEMATILEKRTTNMSDVVVKISKAGYKSMNSPGGLWVKLEGEWKETLCSKSVNLKNIFAQKLRSRKLPHPQL
- the LOC109602423 gene encoding SANT and BTB domain regulator of class switch recombination isoform X3, coding for MNNQTVCEKTAPLSAKSKSAPKLNPDASQITIKEFLTVLTAAYQVHESVEGVLMEGGKTEALNWLRMKENGGKNTYCQTSKTNLPSEEETNPEIDVDKPTTDNSNTEVRKSKSVNFDIEPVKNKLHVVLSEGLLDSVLPYLVENTPQRKPKNVSGVSSSSSLPSFTISDKPLEKTKRKSVESLTKTCSDVEIHVCDEVKNQKKTFLCNKLLLTSKMGYFAHITTDQRLEDMDISVHCDIGIFEWLMQWVKRDQLLEADWPTLDPHCVIPILVSASFLQMEPLLHDCLLYCHEHLNDILKTSSNLSCLNDSVVGRLAAMYTNSEVEMIKDKKDKIQSKIYTKLIVSLCEPEPEIVRGHWYSLAKIYKCAKCHQLIYPDFATQIPCSPECMRLQWNGNITSLHVRDPNWNLNDYIKVLFKILKTWRRVYWRLWANTHFLYCLICKRYFPMNQMGWCIYHPDPAQFFTLDAQKAPLPVGRYPCCGERAYRFDLLPNFSGCQFRNHVPCTQDVKDAGVMGMLERFDHLIEQEPPKLLFPEKITRLATAKDPASPTDKSSKPPSVKDAFWWDGFEIVPPRPRLGLVSKFAARSNQNQTTTQLYLQPVQTSAPQSEDTSSDEDSSENESCSSSTSSERTEGSGESNPPTKVGLMKNQEGKFQPIRSPRFKPATQPRRRLKKKAGTSKVWQHNVSARTNQDNQRSYEETAAKEMATILEKRTTNMSDVVVKISKAGYKSMNSPGGLWVKLEGEWKETLCSKSVNLKNIFAQKLRSRKLPHPQL
- the LOC109602423 gene encoding SANT and BTB domain regulator of class switch recombination isoform X2 yields the protein MNNQTVCEKTAPLSAKSKSAPKLNPDASQITIKEFLTVLTAAYQVHESVEGVLMEGGKTEALNWLRMKENGGKNTYCQTSKTNLPSEEETNPEIDVDKPTTDNSNTEVRKSKSVNFDIEPVKNKLHVVLSEGLLDSVLPYLVENTPQRKPKNGVSSSSSLPSFTISDKPLEKTKRKSVESLTKTCSDVEIHVCDEVKNQKKTFLCNKLLLTSKMGYFAHITTDQRLEDMDISVHCDIGIFEWLMQWVKRDQLLEADWPTLDPHCVIPILVSASFLQMEPLLHDCLLYCHEHLNDILKTSSNLSCLNDSVVGRLAAMYTNSEVEMIKDKKDKIQSKIYTKLIVSLCEPEPEIVRGHWYSLAKIYKCAKCHQLIYPDFATQIPCSPECMRLQWNGNITSLHVRDPNWNLNDYIKVLFKILKTWRRVYWRLWANTHFLYCLICKRYFPMNQMGWCIYHPDPAQFFTLDAQKAPLPVGRYPCCGERAYRFDLLPNFSGCQFRNHVPCTQDVKDAGVMGMLERFDHLIEQEPPKLLFPEKITRLATAKDPASPTDKSSKPPSVKDAFWWDGFEIVPPRPRLGLVSKFAARSNQNQTTTQLYLQPVQTSAPQSEDTSSDEDSSENESCSSSTSSERTEGSGESNPPTKVGLMKNQEVPGKFQPIRSPRFKPATQPRRRLKKKAGTSKVWQHNVSARTNQDNQRSYEETAAKEMATILEKRTTNMSDVVVKISKAGYKSMNSPGGLWVKLEGEWKETLCSKSVNLKNIFAQKLRSRKLPHPQL
- the LOC109607819 gene encoding nascent polypeptide-associated complex subunit alpha; translation: MEANLKEMAELEKSQDTDSSTDTVTEEDPPKEDEPQASGSGSALVPDYESTRFAKQSRAEKKARKMMSKLGLKPVTGISRITMRKSRNILFVINKPDVFKSPDGETYIVFGEAKVEDMSQQAQVAAAEKLKGIKPAGGDAPASTSNDTGDSDEEVDGTGIEDKDIDLVMSQANCNRTKAIKALRNNGNDIVNAIMELTM
- the LOC109602422 gene encoding protein suppressor of forked, with the protein product MTEERLHIDWGNEKLVRTQKQVERNPYDLEAWSILLREAQSKHISEVRALYEHLIGIFPSASRYWRIYIEHEMKSRNFERVEKLFQRCLMKILNIELWKLYLTYVKETKASLPTYKEKMAQAYDFALDKIGMDIHSYNIWNDYVNFLKSVEAVGSYAENQKISAVRKVYQKGIINPMTGMETFWKEYIAFETAINPIIAEKMSIERSRDYMNARRVAKELEVQIRGINRNAPSVPPNGSPEERKQVELWQKYIAWEKSNPLRTEDTALLTKRVVFALEQCLLCLGHHPDIWYQAAQFLEYSCKILAEKGDVNASKLFSEEAANMFERATSSLLSKNMLLYFAYADYEEGRLKYEKVHQIYQKYLDIKDIDPTLAYIQYMKFARRAEGIKSARGVFKRAREDSRSKYHIFVCAALMEYYCSKDKNIAFRIFELGLKKFGDIPEYITCYIDYLSHLNEDNNTRVLFERVLSSGSLENEKSVDIWNRFLEFESNIGDLQSIVKVEKRRSEVLSRIKEFEGKETAQLVDRYRFIDLFPCSPQELKSIGYTEVINITGAAGKNHILQSIINVETEQPLPVPDYAQMIPYKPKTNPLPGEHPVPGGSFPMPPAAAHLCTLLPPPTCFRGPFVHLDTLMDIFGRIHLPETVPLPSEAGDIRLFDLAKSVHWIVEEGGGIKRRKRIGLSLDGSDDEDMPLPPTNDIYRQRQQKRVKGYEEDYEFVF